The Danio aesculapii chromosome 8, fDanAes4.1, whole genome shotgun sequence genome window below encodes:
- the nexn gene encoding nexilin isoform X2 — MTEVMSMADVSTDTHINNTESMNDIADADSENAVNEENHEEETHDMSCAPEEVEMNSAADEPKETELPEKEKPKQETGRARKRERVQKTKEEDASQMENEGKADESYDIDITNMSDVALKQEKLLKKSKPVQRSYIPKLGKEDVKNKFEAMQKAREERNQKRSQEEQKKRREQYVKEREYGRRKQMIKELLASSDEEEEVKPTKIEKSYVPKITGSVKGKFAEMEKQRQEEERKRTDEERKKRAAQEAIEKAKIQKELAKKAEEEGDDSLLVRVVPAKSQKQPGRIKINFEDMEKSREEELKKRTEEEKMKRYDENRRSVRESKRRSVVEQLDDGEPQTKEKEQVTPGKLRLTFEEQEKERQEQQRKQAEEEARRRLEEERKAFEEAKLGMGQEDEDTQDTHGEKEEFRPGKLRLSFEELERQRLEDEHKRVEEERKRRIEEERKAFAEARKSMVINSDDDILLAMINSDGAKPGKLAISFEDLERQRQEEEQKRKEEEAKRRLEEEKRLFAEARKSMVLDDDESLVRTESQEGLHPGKLEINFEEMLKMKEEAERKRKQEARRQKMEMEKKEFEQLRQEMGEEEINESSEVVSTEYEELTKLKRTGSIQAKSLKSKFEKIKQLTEEEIQKKIEEERARRKEIDEQIKEREAERCQEDEDEDKTSPAKADDVPFRQKVDMRARFEQMAKAREEEQKRKIEEQKLQRMQFEQQEIDAALQKKKDEEEEEEGSIINGSAAYEDEEDHARSGAPWFKKPLKNQSVVDAEPVRFTVKITGEPKPEVTWWFEGEPLPDSEDYQYIERGETYCLYLPETFPEDEGEYMCKAVNSRGTAASTCILTIETEDY, encoded by the exons ATGACTGAAGTGATGAGCATGGCGGATGTGTCAACAGACACCCATATAAACAACACAGAAAGCATGAACGATATTGCTGATGCTGATTCAGAGAACGCAGTAAATGAGGAAAATCATGAAGAAGAAACACACGACATGAGTTGTGCGCCTGAAGAGGTGGAGATGAACAGCGCGGCAGATGAACCAAAGGAGACAGAGTTACCAGAGAAGGAAAAGCCTAAACAGGAGACTGGCAGGGCGAGGAAACGAGAGAGAGTTCAGAAAACGAAAGAGGAAGACGCCAGCCAAATGGAGAATGAAGGAAAGGCTGATGAATCATATGATATAGATATCACAAATATGTCAGATGTGGCACTAAAACAAGAG AAACTGCTCAAAAAATCAAAGCCTGTACAGAGGAGTTACATTCCCAAGTTGGGGAAAGAAGACGTGAAGAACAAATTTGAGGCCATGCAGAAAGCTAGAGAAGAGAGAAACCAAAAGAGAAGTCAAGAAGAGCAGAAGAAGCGCAGAGAGCAGTACGTTAAAGAGAGAGAGTACGGTCGCAGGAAACAAATG ATAAAGGAGCTCCTTGCCTCTAGCGATGAAGAGGAAGAGGTGAAACCCACAAAGATAGAGAAATCCTATGTTCCCAAGATCACAG GCAGCGTGAAGGGGAAGTTTGCGGAGATGGAGAAACAGAGGCAGGAGGAGGAGAGGAAGCGAACAGACGAGGAGAGGAAGAAGCGAGCCGCGCAGGAGGCCATCGAGAAGGCCAAGATCCAGAAGGAGTTGGCCAAGAAAGCTGAGGAG GAAGGTGATGACAGTCTTTTGGTGCGAGTGGTGCCTGCGAAATCGCAGAAACAACCAGGAAGGATCAAAATCAACTTTGAGGACATGGAGAAGAGCAGAGAAGAGGAACTAAAGAAGCGAACCGAGGAGGAAAAGATGAAGCGGTATGATGAAAACCGACGGTCCGTCCGAGAGTCTAAACGTCGCTCTGTTGTTGAACAG CTGGACGATGGAGAGCCTCAAACCAAAGAGAAAGAGCAGGTGACTCCTGGAAAACTGCGTCTGACCTTTGAGGAACAGGAGAAAGAGCGACAGGAGCAGCAGAGAAAGCAGGCAGAGGAAGAGGCCCGGCGAAGActggaagaagaaagaaaagcttTTGAAGAGGCCAAGCTGGGCATG GGCCAGGAAGATGAGGACACTCAGGATACACATGGAGAGAAGGAAGAATTTAGACCTGGAAAACTTCGACTCAGTTTTGAAGAGCTGGAAAGACAGAGGCTGGAAGACGAACATAAGCGGGTTGAGGAAGAGAGAAAAAGACGCATTGAAGAAGAAAGAAAGGCCTTTGCTGAGGCCAGAAAGAGCATG GTTATAAATAGTGACGATGACATCCTGCTGGCCATGATCAACTCAGACGGGGCCAAACCCGGGAAGTTGGCCATTAGCTTTGAGGATTTGGAAAGACAGAGACAAGAAGAGGAGCAGAAACGCAAAGAGGAGGAGGCCAAGCGACGCCTGGAAGAGGAGAAAAGACTTTTTGCTGAAGCTCGAAAGAGCATG GTGCTGGATGATGATGAAAGTCTAGTGCGCACGGAGTCACAGGAAGGATTGCACCCAGGAAAGCTGGAGATCAACTTTGAGGAGATGCtgaaaatgaaggaggaggcagaGCGGAAGCGCAAGCAGGAGGCCAGACGGCAGAAAATGGAGATGGAGAAGAAAGAGTTTGAACAGTTGAGACAAGAGATGGGCGAG GAGGAGATTAATGAAAGCTCTGAGGTGGTGAGCACAGAGTACGAGGAGCTAACCAAGTTAAAGCGAACTGGCTCCATCCAGGCCAAAAGCCTGAAATCCAAATTTGAGAAGATCAAGCAGCTCACAGAGGAGGAGATCCAGAAGAAGATCGAAGAGGAACGAGCAAGACGGAAAGAAATTGATGAGCAAATCAAGGAGAGAGAGGCTGAGCGCTGTCAGGAG GATGAAGATGAGGACAAAACATCCCCAGCTAAAGCAGACGACGTCCCGTTCAGACAGAAAGTGGACATGCGTGCACGGTTCGAACAAATGGCAAAGGCCAGAGAAGAGGAGCAGAAGAGAAAAATCGAAGAGCAGAAATTACAAAGGATGCAATTCGAGCAACAGGAAATTGACGCCGCTCTCCAAAAA AAAAAGGAcgaagaggaggaagaagagggAAGTATTATCAATGGCTCTGCTGCCTACGAGGACGAAGAGGACCATGCCAGGTCGGGTGCTCCATGGTTCAAAAAGCCCCTGAAGAACCAGTCTGTTGTAGACGCTGAGCCTGTGCGGTTTACAGTGAAGATCACAGGAGAACCCAAACCAGAGGTCACCTGGTGGTTTGAGGGTGAGCCGCTGCCGGACTCTGAGGATTATCAGTACATTGAGAGAGGTGAAACCTACTGCCTGTACCTGCCAGAAACGTTCCCTGAGGATGAAGGAGAGTACATGTGCAAAGCCGTCAACAGCCGAGGCACCGCTGCCAGCACCTGCATTCTTACCATTGAAA CTGAGGACTACTGA
- the nexn gene encoding nexilin isoform X1: MTEVMSMADVSTDTHINNTESMNDIADADSENAVNEENHEEETHDMSCAPEEVEMNSAADEPKETELPEKEKPKQETGRARKRERVQKTKEEDASQMENEGKADESYDIDITNMSDVALKQEKLLKKSKPVQRSYIPKLGKEDVKNKFEAMQKAREERNQKRSQEEQKKRREQYVKEREYGRRKQMIKELLASSDEEEEVKPTKIEKSYVPKITGSVKGKFAEMEKQRQEEERKRTDEERKKRAAQEAIEKAKIQKELAKKAEEEGDDSLLVRVVPAKSQKQPGRIKINFEDMEKSREEELKKRTEEEKMKRYDENRRSVRESKRRSVVEQLDDGEPQTKEKEQVTPGKLRLTFEEQEKERQEQQRKQAEEEARRRLEEERKAFEEAKLGMGQEDEDTQDTHGEKEEFRPGKLRLSFEELERQRLEDEHKRVEEERKRRIEEERKAFAEARKSMVINSDDDILLAMINSDGAKPGKLAISFEDLERQRQEEEQKRKEEEAKRRLEEEKRLFAEARKSMSPGVDQDNLAGCGDKEVLDDDESLVRTESQEGLHPGKLEINFEEMLKMKEEAERKRKQEARRQKMEMEKKEFEQLRQEMGEEEINESSEVVSTEYEELTKLKRTGSIQAKSLKSKFEKIKQLTEEEIQKKIEEERARRKEIDEQIKEREAERCQEDEDEDKTSPAKADDVPFRQKVDMRARFEQMAKAREEEQKRKIEEQKLQRMQFEQQEIDAALQKKKDEEEEEEGSIINGSAAYEDEEDHARSGAPWFKKPLKNQSVVDAEPVRFTVKITGEPKPEVTWWFEGEPLPDSEDYQYIERGETYCLYLPETFPEDEGEYMCKAVNSRGTAASTCILTIETEDY; encoded by the exons ATGACTGAAGTGATGAGCATGGCGGATGTGTCAACAGACACCCATATAAACAACACAGAAAGCATGAACGATATTGCTGATGCTGATTCAGAGAACGCAGTAAATGAGGAAAATCATGAAGAAGAAACACACGACATGAGTTGTGCGCCTGAAGAGGTGGAGATGAACAGCGCGGCAGATGAACCAAAGGAGACAGAGTTACCAGAGAAGGAAAAGCCTAAACAGGAGACTGGCAGGGCGAGGAAACGAGAGAGAGTTCAGAAAACGAAAGAGGAAGACGCCAGCCAAATGGAGAATGAAGGAAAGGCTGATGAATCATATGATATAGATATCACAAATATGTCAGATGTGGCACTAAAACAAGAG AAACTGCTCAAAAAATCAAAGCCTGTACAGAGGAGTTACATTCCCAAGTTGGGGAAAGAAGACGTGAAGAACAAATTTGAGGCCATGCAGAAAGCTAGAGAAGAGAGAAACCAAAAGAGAAGTCAAGAAGAGCAGAAGAAGCGCAGAGAGCAGTACGTTAAAGAGAGAGAGTACGGTCGCAGGAAACAAATG ATAAAGGAGCTCCTTGCCTCTAGCGATGAAGAGGAAGAGGTGAAACCCACAAAGATAGAGAAATCCTATGTTCCCAAGATCACAG GCAGCGTGAAGGGGAAGTTTGCGGAGATGGAGAAACAGAGGCAGGAGGAGGAGAGGAAGCGAACAGACGAGGAGAGGAAGAAGCGAGCCGCGCAGGAGGCCATCGAGAAGGCCAAGATCCAGAAGGAGTTGGCCAAGAAAGCTGAGGAG GAAGGTGATGACAGTCTTTTGGTGCGAGTGGTGCCTGCGAAATCGCAGAAACAACCAGGAAGGATCAAAATCAACTTTGAGGACATGGAGAAGAGCAGAGAAGAGGAACTAAAGAAGCGAACCGAGGAGGAAAAGATGAAGCGGTATGATGAAAACCGACGGTCCGTCCGAGAGTCTAAACGTCGCTCTGTTGTTGAACAG CTGGACGATGGAGAGCCTCAAACCAAAGAGAAAGAGCAGGTGACTCCTGGAAAACTGCGTCTGACCTTTGAGGAACAGGAGAAAGAGCGACAGGAGCAGCAGAGAAAGCAGGCAGAGGAAGAGGCCCGGCGAAGActggaagaagaaagaaaagcttTTGAAGAGGCCAAGCTGGGCATG GGCCAGGAAGATGAGGACACTCAGGATACACATGGAGAGAAGGAAGAATTTAGACCTGGAAAACTTCGACTCAGTTTTGAAGAGCTGGAAAGACAGAGGCTGGAAGACGAACATAAGCGGGTTGAGGAAGAGAGAAAAAGACGCATTGAAGAAGAAAGAAAGGCCTTTGCTGAGGCCAGAAAGAGCATG GTTATAAATAGTGACGATGACATCCTGCTGGCCATGATCAACTCAGACGGGGCCAAACCCGGGAAGTTGGCCATTAGCTTTGAGGATTTGGAAAGACAGAGACAAGAAGAGGAGCAGAAACGCAAAGAGGAGGAGGCCAAGCGACGCCTGGAAGAGGAGAAAAGACTTTTTGCTGAAGCTCGAAAGAGCATG AGCCCTGGAGTGGATCAGGATAATTTGGCTGGATGTGGAGATAAAGAA GTGCTGGATGATGATGAAAGTCTAGTGCGCACGGAGTCACAGGAAGGATTGCACCCAGGAAAGCTGGAGATCAACTTTGAGGAGATGCtgaaaatgaaggaggaggcagaGCGGAAGCGCAAGCAGGAGGCCAGACGGCAGAAAATGGAGATGGAGAAGAAAGAGTTTGAACAGTTGAGACAAGAGATGGGCGAG GAGGAGATTAATGAAAGCTCTGAGGTGGTGAGCACAGAGTACGAGGAGCTAACCAAGTTAAAGCGAACTGGCTCCATCCAGGCCAAAAGCCTGAAATCCAAATTTGAGAAGATCAAGCAGCTCACAGAGGAGGAGATCCAGAAGAAGATCGAAGAGGAACGAGCAAGACGGAAAGAAATTGATGAGCAAATCAAGGAGAGAGAGGCTGAGCGCTGTCAGGAG GATGAAGATGAGGACAAAACATCCCCAGCTAAAGCAGACGACGTCCCGTTCAGACAGAAAGTGGACATGCGTGCACGGTTCGAACAAATGGCAAAGGCCAGAGAAGAGGAGCAGAAGAGAAAAATCGAAGAGCAGAAATTACAAAGGATGCAATTCGAGCAACAGGAAATTGACGCCGCTCTCCAAAAA AAAAAGGAcgaagaggaggaagaagagggAAGTATTATCAATGGCTCTGCTGCCTACGAGGACGAAGAGGACCATGCCAGGTCGGGTGCTCCATGGTTCAAAAAGCCCCTGAAGAACCAGTCTGTTGTAGACGCTGAGCCTGTGCGGTTTACAGTGAAGATCACAGGAGAACCCAAACCAGAGGTCACCTGGTGGTTTGAGGGTGAGCCGCTGCCGGACTCTGAGGATTATCAGTACATTGAGAGAGGTGAAACCTACTGCCTGTACCTGCCAGAAACGTTCCCTGAGGATGAAGGAGAGTACATGTGCAAAGCCGTCAACAGCCGAGGCACCGCTGCCAGCACCTGCATTCTTACCATTGAAA CTGAGGACTACTGA